From the genome of Bos taurus isolate L1 Dominette 01449 registration number 42190680 breed Hereford chromosome 2, ARS-UCD2.0, whole genome shotgun sequence, one region includes:
- the CCDC115 gene encoding coiled-coil domain-containing protein 115: MASRDLRAEVDFVLLQLLGDLEQLEAKRQALNARVEEGWLSLSKARYAMGAKSVGPLQYASHMEPQVRVGTSESQDGLQKFWMVRAGTQTPEEVGSREAALRRRKGLPRTPEPDSSPAPQNPLKWFGILVPHSLRQAQASFREGLQLAADMASLQSRITWGQSQLQELQEKLKQLEPRAP; the protein is encoded by the exons ATGGCTTCTCGGGATCTGCGGGCCGAGGTGGACTTTGTTCTCCTGCAGCTCCTTGGAGACCTGGAGCAACTGGAGGCGAAGCGGCAGGCGCTAAACGCCCGGGTGGAGGAG gGCTGGCTCTCGCTCTCCAAAGCGCGCTATGCCATGGGTGCCAAGTCAGTAGGGCCCCTGCAGTATGCGTCCCACATGGAGCCCCAGGTCCGCGTCGGCACCAG CGAGTCTCAGGACGGACTCCAGAAGTTCTGGATGGTGAGAGCGGGCACCCAGACTCCAGAGGAGGTGGGATCCCGCGAGGCAG CTCTGCGCAGGCGCAAGGGTCTCCCAAGGACCCCAGAGCCAGActcctccccagctccccagAACCCTTTGAAATGGTTTGGAATCCTGGTTCCTCACAGTCTGCGACAAGCTCAAGCCAGCTTCCGGGAGG GTCTGCAGCTGGCTGCGGACATGGCCAGCCTTCAGAGCCGCATCACCTGGGGTCAAAGCCAGCTCCAGGAACTCCAGGAGAAACTCAAGCAGCTAGAACCCAGGGCTCCCTGA